A portion of the Hylaeus volcanicus isolate JK05 unplaced genomic scaffold, UHH_iyHylVolc1.0_haploid 12237, whole genome shotgun sequence genome contains these proteins:
- the LOC128883773 gene encoding uncharacterized protein LOC128883773 has product MSTTFGFAVPPPPDPHYNNSEEASPCNTTSKMCLRVNSQPLMNTMRPQVGVSIEPNPNLYIHNVPKDATEQELRELFSSFGTVERIRLKVNQKIGPQALYAFVTFSSTSEAQVALHRLNGYDMRSRRLRVEFQRLRNEEDRQYNTEEFAGGRGREFYSRDDGRKRATQFSYDSESSNLSDQRFLTKRPRQFDNRTVSSDFRPNPTAHNNGTTTITQPTSGNASRYGDHHANHYSSSNNNWRANSVSSYGPRGAAFSQYSNRSKPQIRHPPERITIYLCELLRHLGVTEMCKSSETGGLDGMDDSEPPTSYSNKKPSSQDFRSTMPTAVTSSFNPSVPFNSQKRGSFADLQMSPYKELVQAVSPNNCKAVWMGHLVRNARRKVPIIAYAISGPVEKFLSAETLLNISHRSSWTELSKKPLSCICYFCLCDQDIPSENPDKLTPLTPQKQESYMKCFQDHIDYFTTKKKAGVVALAEGKHLYIVPRGTVLFEQYASDVIKSDIPVLLGLFTQAMVQQNVASANENELVANFSQLNKNSSCLPSNNSTYIAVPDSV; this is encoded by the exons ATGTCAACAACATTTGGTTTCGCTGTCCCCCCGCCGCCGGATCCTCATTACAACAATTCGGAAGAAGCAAGTCCGTGCAACACTACATCGA AAATGTGTTTAAGGGTTAATTCTCAACCTCTTATGAATACTATGAGACCTCAAGTTGGAGTTTCTATTGAGCCCAATCCGAATCTGTACATCCATAATGTTCCAAAA GATGCTACTGAACAAGAGTTAAGAGAATTGTTTTCATCTTTTGGAACGGTTGAACGGATTCGC TTGAAAGTAAATCAAAAAATCGGACCTCAAGCTTTATATGCTTTCGTAACGTTCAGTTCAACAAGCGAAGCTCAAGTGGCTCTTCATCGTCTTAATGGATACGATATGC GTTCTCGTCGTTTGCGCGTGGAGTTTCAAAGATTACGAAATGAAGAGGATCGCCAGTATAATACCGAGGAATTCGCAG gAGGTAGAGGACGGGAATTTTATTCACGAGACGATGGTCGAAAAAGAGCT aCGCAGTTTTCATATGATTCCGAATCTAGCAATTTAAGTGATCAG AGGTTTCTGACAAAACGACCTAGACAATTCGATAATCGTACGGTCTCATCAGATTTTCGTCCTAATCCAACAGCACATAATAATGGTACTACTACAATAACTCAGCCTACCAGCGGTAACGCAAGTCGATATGGTGACCATCATGCAAATCATTACTCATCCTCGAACAACAACTGGAGAGCTAATTCAGTGTCTTCGTACGGTCCGAGAGGAGCTGCG TTTTCACAATATTCAAATCGTTCCAAACCACAAATACGTCACCCCCCTGAACGTATAACAATTTATCTGTGTGAATTATTGCGTCATTTAGGTGTGACTGAAATGTGCAAATCATCTGAAACAG GTGGTCTTGATGGTATGGATGATAGTGAACCACCTACAAGTTACTCAAACAAAAAACCATCTTCTCAAGATTTTAGATCGACTATGCCAACAGCAGTCACGTCAAGTTTTAATCCTTCTGTACCCTTCAACTCTCAAAAAAGAGGATCATTTGCTGATTTACAAATGAGTCCGTACAAGGAACTTGTTCAAGCTGTGTCACCTAACAACTGCAAAGCTGTTTGGATGGGACATTTGGTGCGTAATGCACGAAGAAAAGTTCCCATCATAGCTTATGCTATAAGTGGTCCAGTAGAAAAGTTTTTATCAGCA GAaactttgttaaatatatCTCATCGCAGCTCGTGGACTGAGCTGTCAAAAAAGCCATTATCGTGCATATGCTATTTCTGTTTATGTGATCAAGACATACCTTCTGAAAATCCAGATAAATTAACACCATTAACGCCACAAAAACAAGAATCTTATATGAAATGTTTCCAAGATCATATTGATTACTTTAcaaccaaaaaaaaa gctGGCGTGGTTGCTTTAGCCGAAGGGAAGCATTTATATATCGTCCCTCGCGGGACAGTACTTTTCGAGCAATATGCTTCCGATGTTATTAAAAGTGATATACCTGt ACTTTTAGGTCTGTTTACGCAAGCCATGGTACAACAAAATGTAGCATCAGCAAATGAAAACGAACTTGTAGCCAACTTTTctcaattaaacaaaaatagttcATGTCTTCCCTCCAATAATTCAACGTATATTGCGGTGCCcgattctgtttaa
- the LOC128883774 gene encoding uncharacterized protein LOC128883774, whose translation MKIEKKTSAQISTRFTLPHSATLLIKNLLASLFQIEIDQINQTIQSHDALSSPNANLHHSFFIFNNNEFIVDIQKIRQANKFIQKLLVSLKERNVSLFVHAVVRLGISACKKLLQDTKNVQKNGGLLTQTGDRRTPGGVFLFLLRLKATKLDIDYIWANQKKAQTLFRRDKKAIAHLEKQIQKSLVLHDSILSDASMLASSDHDCSFAEREDGEI comes from the exons AtgaagattgaaaaaaaaacgagtgCACAGATTAGTACTCGATTTACTTTACCCCACTCAGCTACGCtacttataaaaaatttattagcgAGTctgtttcaaattgaaatagatcaaataaatcaaacaatACAGTCTCACGACGCTCTCTCATCCCCTAATGCAAATCTTCAtcactctttttttattttcaataacaacGAATTTATTGTAGACATTCAAAAAATACGAcaagcaaataaatttatacagaaaCTTTTAGTATCCCTTAAAGAGCGTAATGTGTCTCTTTTTGTTCACGCCGTTGTACGACTAGGCATTAGCGCTTGTAAAAAACTTTTACAAGACACCAAA aatgtacaaaaaaatggTGGACTTTTAACACAAACTGGTGATCGTCGAACCCCTGGTGGAGTTTTCCTGTTTCTTTTACGACTAAA AGCGACGAAACTAGATATTGACTATATTTGGGCAAATCAAAAGAAAGCACAAACTTTGTTTAGGCGAGATAAAAAAGCTATAGCGCATTTggagaaacaaattcaaaaatctTTAGTACTACACGACAGCATTCTTTCCGATGCGTCAATGCTCGCGAGTTCCGACCATGATTGTTCTTTTGCTGAACGTGAAGATGGAGAAATATAA
- the LOC128883858 gene encoding uncharacterized protein LOC128883858 encodes MTQWWEVINPKVSGKKGIPYNRIDVWLRRRDVWPFALVMYPIVLTALCHLTLVKNNFKKDLIDLSNHFGAYLPFILYGLMIVLVFTHIVVHLATYWSSSWCLLMGFTSKLENADRFTHILVKPLQEYEKSVLCPVVMETKEDGTVIKKIEYFKKWYTVDSNYNLHPLYFPCNKSFQFYNTLIKHPTGLTKKNVVALHNRYGINNFDIELPSFMELFKQHLVAPFFVFQIFCVVLWFLNEYWGHPLMTLALLVFLEVQLVFKRLLELKQLHDMRLNPHYVNVWRNGRWESLLSDALVPGDLMALPRQEFSSSGKSTEKKLEFICPCDALLVSGALMMNESTLTGESIPQCKIPLTITEENQKDMLDMKSYHRQHILYAGTTVIVCKPNIASTLKSTHCPVPVNTAACCIVLRTGFNTTQGKIVRTVLFTSERVTGENKEAMLFLLILFFFSLLASGYVLWNWWDDVFILKNQSSRSFHKLLLNCIMIITSVVPPEFPITMSMAVTLSLAELCKRKIFCTEPFRLPHAGHVTVCAFDKTGTLTSDNMKICSVVLLPAKDEAVDTIKEAISNRDTVSLLAGQRKHDIPFSTCAILAACQSLVLLPDKQLAGDPVEIASMTYTGPWRFKDHHSIHFSDAEFPNTLKILRRFPFSSELRRMTVLVQHTGIPFKTQVCTTNDRIPLQSCTSFSFSPSCYVLSKGSPETIRNFLAIVPQYYDEVLQVLNRNGYRVIALGYKKLCDIKDSENFLQMSRATLESSLTFGGFLVLLSSIKPDTAACLKKLIMSSYRLIMITGDNILTACQISTDAGLVAANKCVGDTYRILQKVTKNSNDTLSMYWSCRDKINTFETHSNDQLVQAFNKYILCLDGAGVTVLQNTLSLKNFGFTVKMITIFAQMAPRQKELIINTLKQEKFFVLMCGDGTNDVGALKAAHIGISLLSGEDVTKTITSSTKASKATAPKALAEVPSFIQRLQAYETENSPDFFLPTLGIASYASAFTYKGSTIRCVPTILRYGRATLATVMMSYKTIAINALITAFSLSVLTLDGVKLGDFQTTVENFFMSFLVFICSKAKPTKDLSTEKQQTRLFSSAVLISIFGQSFVHLLCLLIGWKMTTQLRPTDYQRNLDGEFSPNLTNTVIFYILAASHGSTFLANYTGPPHMIPLTKNRLFFRGLVFFFAMIAITTLEIFPPLNHMFSLVLLPSHKFKIYVFSLLTFDVTCSFLIGQIFS; translated from the exons aTGACGCAGTGGTGGGAGGTAATAAATCCAAAAGTGTCTGGAAAAAAAGGGATTCCTTACAATCGTATAGATGTTTGGTTACGTAGAAGGGATGTTTGGCCTTTTGCATTAGTGATGTATCCTATTGTTCTCACAGCTTTG TGTCACTTGACTTTAgtaaagaacaattttaaaaaagatttaattgaCCTTTCAAATCATTTCGGAGCTTATTTACCTTTTATCCTATATGGATTAATGATTGTGTTGGTATTCACTCATATAGTAGTCCATCTGGCAACATATTGGAGCTCTTCTTGGTGTCTTTTAATGGGTTTCACATCCAAGCTAGAAAATGCAGATCGGTTTACACATATTTTAGTGAAACCTTtgcaagaatatgaaaaatccGTTTTATGCCCCGTAGTGATGGAAACCAAG GAAGACGGcactgtaattaaaaaaattgaatatttcaagaaatggTATACTGTTGATtcgaattacaatttacatCCTTTGTATTTCCCTTGTAATAAatcctttcaattttataatacattgaTAAAACATCCAACCggattaacaaaaaaaaatgtagttgCTTTACATAATCGTTACGGAATTAACAA TTTTGATATTGAATTACCATCCTTCATGGAATTATTCAAACAGCACCTGGTCGCAcctttctttgtttttcaaattttctgtGTTGTTCTTTGGTTTCTCAACGAATATTG GGGTCATCCATTAATGACATTAGCGTTACTTGTATTTTTGGAAGTTCAGCTGGTTTTTAAA AGACTACTTGAGTTAAAACAACTTCATGATATGCGTTTAAATCCGCATTATGTCAATGTTTGGAGAA atgGAAGATGGGAGTCTCTTTTATCTGACGCCTTGGTTCCTG GTGATCTTATGGCATTACCTCGTCAAGAGTTTTCTTCGAGTGGCAAGTCTACTGAAAAGaaacttgaatttatttgCCCATGTGATGCCTTACTCGTTTcgg GGGCCTTAATGATGAATGAATCAACATTAACGGGTGAATCCATTCCTCAGTGCAAAATTCCATTGACCATTACTGAAGAAAATCAG aaagatATGCTTGATATGAAAAGTTACCATAGACAACATATACTCTACGCGGGTACCACAGTGATAGTTTGTAAACCCAACATCGCTTCTACTTTGAAATCAACACATTGTCCAGTACCAGTCAACACAGCAGCTTGTTGTATTGTTTTAAGAACGGGATTCAATACAACACAAGG aaaaattgttcgcaCTGTATTGTTTACGTCTGAAAGGGTGACAGGAGAAAACAAGGAAGCAATGTTATTCTtgttgattcttttttttttttctttactggCTAGTGGTTATGTTTTGTGGAATTGGTGGGATGATGTGTTTATATTGAAGAACCAATCATCGCGTTCCTTTcataaacttttattaaattgcattatGATCATAACGTCAGTTGTTCCTCCAGAATTCCCA ATAACAATGTCCATGGCAGTCACACTTTCGTTGGCAGAAttgtgtaaaagaaaaattttttgtacTGAACCCTTTCGACTTCCTCATGCGG GTCATGTAACGGTTTGCGCATTTGATAAGACGGGAACATTAACGTCGGAcaatatgaaaatttgtagTGTTGTGCTTCTACCTGCAAAGGATGAAGCAGTTGATACTATTAAAGAAGCAATTTCCAATAGAGATACTGTGTCTTTATTGGCTGGGCAACGAAAACATGACATTCCCTTTAGTACCTGCGCTATTTTAGCTGCGTGCCAATCGCTTGTGTTATTACCGGATAAACAATTAGCTGGCGACCCAGTCGAAATAGCTTCTATGACATATACTGGTCCATGGAGATTTAAAGATC aTCATTCAATACATTTTAGTGATGCCGAATTCCCGAACACTTTAAAAATTCTACGCAG ATTTCCTTTTTCATCTGAATTGCGGCGGATGACAGTTCTTGTGCAACATACTGGAATTCCTTTTAAAACTCAAGTTTGTACA ACCAATGACCGCATTCCGTTGCAAAGTTGCACATCATTTTCATTCAGTCCAAGTTGTTATG TTTTAAGTAAAGGAAGTCCTGAAACTATTCGAAATTTCTTAGCGATCGTGCCGCAGTACTATGATGAAGTTTTACAGGTTTTAAATCGTAATG GCTATAGAGTCATAGCTTTAGGTTATAAAAAACTTTGTGACATAAAGGATTCCGAAAA TTTTCTGCAAATGTCTCGTGCAACTCTGGAAAGTTCTTTAACATTCGGAg GTTTTCTTGTGCTACTTTCCTCTATTAAACCGGATACGGCGGCCtgtttaaaaaagttaatcaTGTCGTCTTATCGCCTCATTATGATCACGGGGGATAATATTTTGACGGCTTGTCAG ATATCTACAGACGCTGGATTAGTTGCTGCTAACAAATGTGTCGGTGACACATACCGCATTCTTCAAAAAGTAaccaaaaattcaaatgacaCCTTGTCAATGTATTGGTCATGTCGTGATAAAATCAATACATTCGAAACACATTCAAACGACCAGCTTGTACAAGCATTCAACAAGTATATTTTGTGTTTAGATGGAGCTGGTGTCACCGTTCTACAG AATactttatctttaaaaaattttggtTTCACTGTCAAAATGATAACAATATTTGCTCAAATGGCTCCACGTCAAAAAGAAttgattattaatacattaaagcaagaaaaattctttgttttaatGTGTGGTGATGGAACTAATGACGTTGGTGCGCTGAAAGCTGCTCATATTG GTATTTCGTTGTTAAGTGGAGAAGACGTAACAAAAACTATAACTTCTAGTACAAAAGCATCCAAAGCGACGGCCCCGAAAGCTTTAGCAGAAGTTCCATCATTTATACAACGACTTCAGGCGTATGAAACTGAAAATTCGCCCGACTTTTTTTTGCCAACCTTAG GTATCGCATCTTACGCGTCAGCATTCACATACAAAGGCTCCACCATACGATGTG TTCCAACCATTCTTCGTTACGGTCGTGCTACATTAGCAACG GTTATGATGTCTTATAAAACAATTGCAATCAATGCTCTTATTACTGCTTTTTCTCTTTCGGTATTAACTTTGGACGGTGTCAAGTTGGGTGATTT ccAAACCAcggttgaaaatttttttatgtctTTCTTGGTTTTCATTTGCTCAAAAGCCAAG ccAACAAAAGATCTTTCAACGGAGAAACAACAAACTCGACTCTTTTCTTCCGCAGTCCTCATTTCTATTTTCGGTCAATCCTTTGTTCATTTGCTATGTTTGTTAATTGGTTGGAAAATGACAACGCAATTACGTCCAAC TGATTATCAAAGAAACCTTGATGGGGAATTCTCTCCTAATCTTACTAATACA GTCATTTTTTACATACTAGCAGCTTCTCATGGTTCAACATTCTTAGCTAACTACACAGGTCCTCCGCATATGATTCCCTTGACGAAAAACCGTTTATTCTTTCGCG GTttagtttttttctttgccATGATTGCAATTACAACATTAGAAATTTTCCCTCCGTTAAATCATATGTTCTCACTCGTACTACTTCCCTCACATAAG TTCAAAATCTACGTATTCTCGCTTTTGACCTTTGATGTGACATGTTCCTTTCTCATCGggcaaattttttcataa
- the LOC128884140 gene encoding uncharacterized protein LOC128884140 isoform X1 has protein sequence MVLSELGDTLASIYSQLSNTLIVNDEILQNCLKELAKALLQADVGVRIVADFRNNVKKKILSGDVSNISKKREIQKVIVEELVAILSSSRTPYIPRKGKCNIIMFVGLQGSGKTTTCTKFAYFYQRKGFKIALVCADTFRAGAFDQLKQNATKIGVPFYGSYSEPDPVKIAREGVERMKKENFDMIIVDTSGRHHQEVALFDEMRQIATAVKPDDIVFVMDSHIGQSCFDQAASFTAAVSVGSVIITKLDGHAKGGGALSAVAATNAPIIFLGTGEHFEDFEFFNAESFVSRLLGLGDMKGLLTTVAQAVPLEKQPQMLNRLAQGLFTLRDMRDQFNNVLNMGPLSHVMSMIPGVASKLIPKGWEKEGTAQIKGFLTIMDSMTNAELDGVVLMTESRIYRVAIGSGHCVQEVKFMLERYKEFSKFIGKLGKMGLGKKGMDMTQMMRNPAQLMQNIEKAVDPRILKQMKGSQNMMNMMRQFDKMENMPDVQQLLKSMRGFGN, from the exons ATGGTTTTATCAGAGCTAGGTGACACATTGGCTTCAATCTATTCACAATTAAGTAATACGTTAATTGTAAATGATGAG attttacaaaactgtttaaaagaatTAGCTAAAGCATTGCTTCAAGCCGATGTCGGTGTACGTATTGTTGCAGATTTCcgtaataatgtaaaaaaaaaaatactttcggGAGATGTCTCTAACATATCAAAGAAACGtgaaatacaaaaa gTAATTGTTGAGGAATTGGTTGCAATTTTATCATCATCCCGTACACCTTATATTCCACGCAAAGGAAAATGCAACATCATTATGTTTGTTGGATTACAAGGTAGTGGTAAAACAACAACATGTACGAAATTTGCTTACTTCTATCAACGTAAAG GTTTTAAAATCGCACTTGTATGTGCTGATACGTTTCGAGCAGGAGCCTTCGATCAACTTAAACAGAATGCTACAAAAATTGGTGTTCCATTTTACGGAAG TTATTCAGAGCCTGACCCCGTCAAAATTGCTCGAGAAGGTgtagaaagaatgaaaaaagagaattTCGATATGATAATTGTGGATACGTCTGGACGTCATCATCAAGAGGTCGCTCTTTTTGATGAAATGCGGCAAATAGCAACAGCAGTG AAACCTGATGATATTGTTTTTGTAATGGATAGTCATATAGGTCAAAGTTGCTTTGACCAAGCAGCATCTTTCACAGCTGCTGTGAGTGTGGGCTCTGTAATTATCACTAAATTAGATGGTCACGCCAAAGGTGGTGGAGCTCTTTCGgc AGTAGCTGCAACAAATGCTCCAATCATTTTCCTAGGCACTGGTGAACATTTTgaagattttgaattttttaatgcagaatctttcgtttctcgtcttcttg GCCTCGGAGATATGAAGGGGTTATTAACTACAGTAGCGCAGGCAGTACCTTTAGAAAAACAACCTCAAATGCTAAATCGGTTAGCACAAGGTTTATTTACTTTAAGAGATATGAGAGATCAATTTAAT AATGTATTAAACATGGGACCTTTAAGTCACGTCATGTCGATGATACCTGGAGTAGCGTCGAAATTGATTCCTAAAGGTTGGGAAAAAGAAGGAACTGCTCAAATTAAGggatttttaacaattatggACTCCATGACAAACGCAG aactAGATGGAGTCGTACTCATGACGGAGTCTCGTATTTACCGTGTTGCTATTGGTTCTGGGCA TTGTGTCCAAGAGGTAAAATTCATGCTTGAGCGCTACAAGGAATTctcgaaatttattggaaaattagGAAAAATGGGTTTGGGTAAAAAGGGAATGGATATGACACAGATGATGCGTAATCCTGCTCAATTGAtgcaaaatattgaaaaagctGTTGATCCTAGAATATTAAAGCAAATGAAAGGCAGCCAAAATATGATGAATATGATGCGCCAg tttgaTAAGATGGAAAATATGCCGGATGTTCAGCAGCTTTTAAAAAGCATGAGGGGTTTTGGAAATTAA
- the LOC128884140 gene encoding uncharacterized protein LOC128884140 isoform X2, producing MVLSELGDTLASIYSQLSNTLIVNDEILQNCLKELAKALLQADVGVRIVADFRNNVKKKILSGDVSNISKKREIQKVIVEELVAILSSSRTPYIPRKGKCNIIMFVGLQGSGKTTTCTKFAYFYQRKGFKIALVCADTFRAGAFDQLKQNATKIGVPFYGSYSEPDPVKIAREGVERMKKENFDMIIVDTSGRHHQEVALFDEMRQIATAVKPDDIVFVMDSHIGQSCFDQAASFTAAVSVGSVIITKLDGHAKGGGALSAVAATNAPIIFLGTGEHFEDFEFFNAESFVSRLLGLGDMKGLLTTVAQAVPLEKQPQMLNRLAQGLFTLRDMRDQFNNVLNMGPLSHVMSMIPGVASKLIPKGWEKEGTAQIKGFLTIMDSMTNAELDGVVLMTESRIYRVAIGSGQGKIHA from the exons ATGGTTTTATCAGAGCTAGGTGACACATTGGCTTCAATCTATTCACAATTAAGTAATACGTTAATTGTAAATGATGAG attttacaaaactgtttaaaagaatTAGCTAAAGCATTGCTTCAAGCCGATGTCGGTGTACGTATTGTTGCAGATTTCcgtaataatgtaaaaaaaaaaatactttcggGAGATGTCTCTAACATATCAAAGAAACGtgaaatacaaaaa gTAATTGTTGAGGAATTGGTTGCAATTTTATCATCATCCCGTACACCTTATATTCCACGCAAAGGAAAATGCAACATCATTATGTTTGTTGGATTACAAGGTAGTGGTAAAACAACAACATGTACGAAATTTGCTTACTTCTATCAACGTAAAG GTTTTAAAATCGCACTTGTATGTGCTGATACGTTTCGAGCAGGAGCCTTCGATCAACTTAAACAGAATGCTACAAAAATTGGTGTTCCATTTTACGGAAG TTATTCAGAGCCTGACCCCGTCAAAATTGCTCGAGAAGGTgtagaaagaatgaaaaaagagaattTCGATATGATAATTGTGGATACGTCTGGACGTCATCATCAAGAGGTCGCTCTTTTTGATGAAATGCGGCAAATAGCAACAGCAGTG AAACCTGATGATATTGTTTTTGTAATGGATAGTCATATAGGTCAAAGTTGCTTTGACCAAGCAGCATCTTTCACAGCTGCTGTGAGTGTGGGCTCTGTAATTATCACTAAATTAGATGGTCACGCCAAAGGTGGTGGAGCTCTTTCGgc AGTAGCTGCAACAAATGCTCCAATCATTTTCCTAGGCACTGGTGAACATTTTgaagattttgaattttttaatgcagaatctttcgtttctcgtcttcttg GCCTCGGAGATATGAAGGGGTTATTAACTACAGTAGCGCAGGCAGTACCTTTAGAAAAACAACCTCAAATGCTAAATCGGTTAGCACAAGGTTTATTTACTTTAAGAGATATGAGAGATCAATTTAAT AATGTATTAAACATGGGACCTTTAAGTCACGTCATGTCGATGATACCTGGAGTAGCGTCGAAATTGATTCCTAAAGGTTGGGAAAAAGAAGGAACTGCTCAAATTAAGggatttttaacaattatggACTCCATGACAAACGCAG aactAGATGGAGTCGTACTCATGACGGAGTCTCGTATTTACCGTGTTGCTATTGGTTCTGGGCA AGGTAAAATTCATGCTTGA